The Maridesulfovibrio salexigens DSM 2638 region TTCATCGGAGTTTTCAACTTCGAAGTCGAGTTCCGCACCGATGGATTTACCGATCCAGTTGCGCTGCATGGTGATAACGCGCTCAGGCCAGCCGCCTTCGAGCTCACCAAGGCTCTCGAGCAGTTCTTCAGCGTAATCAGTGATGCGCATGAACCACTGGGAAAGTTCCTTCTGGATAACTTCGGTGTCACAGCGCCAGCAAAGGCCTTCTTCAACCTGTTCGTTAGCCAGAACGGTATGACAGGTTTCGCACCAGTTAACCGGGGACTTTTTGCGGTAAACCAGACCCTTTTCCAGAAATTTGAGGAAAAACTGCTGTTCCCATTTGTAGTAGCCGGGGTGGCAGGTAGCCAGTTCGCGGCGCCAATCGTAGGAGTAGCCCAGACGTTTGAGCTGGGTACGCATATCGTCAATGTTGGCGTAGGTCCATTCGGCAGGGTGGGTGTTATGTTTGATAGCCGCGTTTTCAGCAGGAAGGCCGAATGCGTCCCAGCCCATGGGGTGGAGCACGTTGAAACCTTTCATGCGTTTGTAACGGGCGACAACATCACCGATGGAGTAGTTGCGCACGTGGCCCATGTGGATTTTCCCGGAAGGGTAGGGAAACATCTCCAGTACGTAGTACTTAGGGCGGGACTCGTCGGCTTCCACATTGAAAGCACCCTTCTCGGTCCATTCCTTCTGCCACTTGTTTTCAATCAATTCCGGTTCGTATTTCCCAAAACCCATTTGAAAATCCTTTTGATGTGGGATTGTTCGCTTCCGGCGGCCCTGCCGGAAGCTGGACCAGAGGCGCTATCGCGCTTTTGACGAACTGATTTCGCCTCCGGCGGCCAAAGGAGCTAAGCCCCTTTGGAATCCCTAATTGTTTACAACGATTTATTCATACAAAGCGGCGAAGCCCTGATAAAAGTTTTTGGGAATCTTAAACCCTTATTACAAAAAGGGTTTAAGGCCCCCCGGCAGGGGTCGCCGAAGGCAATTAGAAATTTTTCTCAACTTTGAATTTGCCGGTGTCGATGTCACGGGCTACTGCGTCGAGAATGCCGTTGATGAAGTTGCGGGAGTTGCCATCGCCGAACTTCTTGGCCAGTTCAATACCCTCGTTGATACCCACTTTGAGGGGGATATCGGGCTTGTGGACCAGTTCGTATACAGCGAGTCGTAGGATCGCCAGTTCGACCTTTGCGATTCTTTCGATCTTCCAATGCTTGGAGTAGCGACCGATAACTTCGTCAAGTTCTTCCTGCGCATTCCAGATTCCGATCAGTAATTCGCGTGCGAACAGGATCAGGTCTTCTTCTGTTTCCCTGATTACTGCGGGGCTCTGGTTGTAAATACGTTCAGTAGTCCATCCACCGTGCGGAGGGACAAAACTTAAGCCGTACAATACCTGAAAAGCAAGTACGCGGCCTTTTCTGCGTAAACCTTTAGTCTGGGACATCTGCATCACTATCCTGCGGTTGCGGGTCGTAAGTGGTGTGCAACGCAAGATACATTTAAATTGTTATTTAAACAACACAACAGGCATACGGTCTCCGAACAGCGGGACGGAGACCGTATGCCTTCAAATTATGTTCAGTAATCAAGCCTGTTTCCGGAGAAACAGGCCGGAAATTACAAGCTCTAGTTAAATCTGCTGCATAACGCGAACAGTTTCCAGCATTGCGGAAGCTGCTTCAACGCCCTTGTTGCCAGCTTTGGAGCCGGCACGTTCAACTGCCTGATCAATGGTATCGCAGGTCAGAAGACCGAAACCGATGGGCAGGTCGTTGTCCAAGCTTACCTGAGCAACGCCTTTTGCGCACTCGTTGCAGACATAGTCGAAGTGGGGAGTAGCGCCGCGGATAACCGCACCGAGAACCACGATTCCGTCATATTTGCCGGATTCAGCGAGTTTCTTGGTTACCACGGGGATTTCAAATGCACCGGGAACCTTGATCAGGGTCATGTTTTCCTTTTCGCAGCCGTGGCGTGCGAGGTAGTCAACAGCGCCGCCGACCAGTCTGTCAACGATGATGTCGTTGAAACGACCTGCTACGAATGCGATTTTCAGACCTTTGGAGTCAAGCTGACCTTCAATGGTTTTAATATGATACATGGTGCTTCTCCCTTTTTATTTTTTATCTTCAAGATGATCCAGCATGTGGCCCATCTTATCTTTCTTGGTTTTCAGGTAATCGAGGTTAGCTGCGCAGGCATCCATTTCAATGGCTACACGTTCGGTAACTTCGAGACCGTAACCTTCAAGACCTACAATCTTTTTGGGGTTGTTGGTCATGAGTTTCATTTTAGTGATTCCGAGCTGAACCAGAATCTGTGCTCCGGTGCCGTACTCGCGCAGGTCGGGTGCGAAGCCTAGTTTTTCGTTGGCTTCAACGGTGTCGCAGCCGAGATCTTGCAGGTGGTATGCCTTGATCTTGTTGCCGAGGCCGATACCACGGCCTTCCTGACGCATGTAGAGCAGTACTCCCTTGCCTTCGTTGCGGATCATGCACATTGCGGATGCAAGCTGGTCGCCGCAGTCACAACGCTGGGAACCGAAAACGTCACCGGTCAGGCATTCGGAGTGAACGCGGACCAGAACGGGTTCGCCGGGCTTAACATCACCCATGATCAGGGCAATGTGAGTGCGGTTGTCTTCGCTGGAATGGAAAGCGGAAGCCTTGAAATCACCCCAACGGGTGGGCAGTTCAGCGTCAGCCTCGCGGGTAACGGTGTGACTGCCGAACTTCATGCGGTATTTGATCAGGTCTTCGGTGGAGCAGATCTTGAGATCGTGCTGCTTTGCGTATTCTTTGAGGTCGGGAAGACGAGCCATTGTGCCGTCATCCTTCATGATTTCGCAGATTACGCCTGCGGGTTTCAGACCGGCAAGGCGGGCGAGGTCAACGCTGCCTTCAGTCTGTCCGGCACGGACCAGAACGCCGCCGTCTTTAGCGCGGAGCGGAAAAATGTGTCCGGGGGTGACGATATCTTCAGGCTGTACGCCGTCTTTAACAGCAGCCAGAATGGTAGTAGCGCGGTCAGCGGCGGAAATACCGGTAGTTACACCTTCACGGGCTTCAATGGAAACAGTGAAGTTGGTACCGAACTGGGAGCCGTTGGACTGGGCCATAAGCGGCAACTGCAGCTGGTCGATCATTTCGCCGGACATGGCGAGGCAGATAAGCCCTCTGCCGTGAGTAGCCATGAAGTTGATAATTTCAGGAGTCACTTTCTCTGCTGCGCAGACAAGATCACCTTCGTTTTCACGGTCTTCATCATCAACCATGATGACCATTTTACCTTCGCGGAGGTCCTCAATTGCTTCTTCAATAGTGCAGAAAGGCATAATCGTTATCCTCATTCTCCGGCGAGCGGAGTTCTTTTAAAAAATCACTGTCCGTTTAAACAAACAGGTCTGTCTTCATACATCAAAAAACAGAAAGGGTGAAATATGTTTTTTTATTCATTTATTCTAAGTGTTTGAGGCAAAAAAGACGTTTATTGAAGCCAAGAGGCGAAGCCAAACTAGAAAGTTTTGGGATTCTTAAAACCTTTTTCAAAAGGGTTTAAGCCGCCGGAGGCAAAATCTTTTTATAAAAGCGCGAAGTGCATCAACTCTTAGAACCCGTTCTCGCGTAGAAAATCCATTGTAAGTTTGCTCTGCGGTTTGTCCTCAGACTTATTTCCGGTCCATGGAGCGACCATGCGTTCCACGTACTTACCGATCACGTCTGTTTCAATGTTTACCGCATATCCCGGTGTCCAGAGAGATATGGTGGTCTCTTCCTGAGTCTCGGGGATGATGTTCACTTCAAGATAATCCGGCCCGCAATCGTTGACTGTCAGGCTGATGCCGTCAAGGGCGACAGAGCCTTTGGGCACCACATATTTACCGTGTTCAATGGGAAATTTAATACGGTAAATTTTAGATTCACCTTCAGGTCGAACAGATTCCACAGAACCGAGACAATCAACATGACCTGAAACAATGTGCCCGCCTAGACGGTCGCCCATAGCCAGCGCGCGTTCATAGTTGACCATGGAGCCGCGCTTAAGGTTGCCGAGGTTGGTCACCGACATGGATTCCTTACTGGCGTAACAGGTGAACCAGCTATCGCTGTATGTTTCAACTGTGAGGCAGACTCCGTTGATAGCAATGGATTCGCCTTTTTCGTAATCCTTGATTTTTGGCGCACTTACTTTGAATCGGGTTTCGTTGCCCCGGTTCTCTGCATTTTCAATGCGTCCTTTTCCCTGAATCAGTCCGGTGAACATCGGCTATTGTCCTTCGGGTTTGAAAACTATTTTTAAATCACGGCCGCTTTGTTCCACGCGGCTGATGCGCAGGTCCATAGCTTCACTGATGAGTACATTATCAGAGCCTGCGAAATTCGGCCTGCCGTCTACGTTTCCCAGAATACGCGGAGCCTGATACATGACGAATTCATCAACAAGCCCCTGTTCTGCCAGAGAGCAGGCAAGCCTGCCGCCGCCTTCACAGAGAGTGCGCAAAACATTGTGCTTTTCGCGCAACATTGTGAAACCTTTCTCAAGTATAAGACCTTTTTCGTTACTGGGAAGAGGCAAAACCTCAATTCCTTTATTTTTTAGTTCCGAGGCAGTCTTCGTTGCGGCCTGTTCCGCACTGGTCCAGAAAATTGTGTCAGCCGCGCGGGTGGTGGTCAGGGTATATTCATCGTGGTTTTGCGGCAGGTTGTTGGTCACAACTACGGCCTTGGGTTGGCTGAACCCTTCAGGAAGGGGATCAAGCCTGCAATTAAGGCTGGGGTTGTCTTCACGCAGGGTGTTTCCGCCCACAATCACGGCTCCGACCATGGAGCGCAAATGCTGTACATCATGAAAAGATTCGGGGCAGGAGACTGCTTCCTGCGCTCCAGTGGCCCCGGCAATCTTGCCGTCAACTGTGCAGGCCAGTTTCAGAATAGAGTAAGCCCGGTCTTTGAACTGCCAGCACAGGAAATCTGAAATCAGGTCTTTGCACTGTTCTTCAAGCACACCCTGATCAACACGCACTCCCTTGGATTCAAGATATTCGATTCCCCCGGCAGCTTTGGGGTTGGGGTCGCGGGTCCCGACCACAATGTGCGGTATGGACGCTTCAAGGATGCCTTCGGTGCAGGGCGGGGTCTTGCCGTGATGGTTGCACGGTTCCAAGGTCACGTACATGGTGCACTTGCTCATATCCACACCCTTGGCCTTGGCATCGGCAATGCACTCCCGTTCGGCATGCAATCCGCCGCAGAACATGTGGTAACCTTCGGCTACAATCTGTCCGTCACGGACCATCACTGCGCCGACTGTAGGGTTGGGAGCGGTGCGGTTGCGGCCGCGAATGGCGAGTTCCACTGCGCGGGCCATGAACCTTTCGTCCGGGCTAAGTGTCGAGTTCAAGAAAAGCAAATTTTACTCCGGCTTCTTTGAGCATCTGCTCGGAAAGTTCGTCAGGGTAGCTTTCTGAATAATAAATGGCACTTACCCCCGCATTGATCAGCATTTTGGTGCAGATCAAGCATGGCTGGGTTGTGCAGTAAATTTCAGCGCCTTTCATGGATACGCCGTGAGTTGCGCATTGGATGATTACGTTTTGCTCGGCGTGCAGGCCGCGGCAGAGTTCATGGCGTTCGCCGGAAGGTACACCCATTTTTTCGCGGATGCAGCCCACGTCAGCGCAATGAGCTGTGCCGGAGGGCGGTCCGTTGTAGCCGCTGGCTAGGATGCGTTTGTCGAGCACAGCCACAGCGCCTACTTTGCGGCGAGTGCAGGTTGCGCGTTCTGCAACAAGGTGCGCGATGCGCATGAAATAGTCCGGCCAAGGCATTCTGTTGTCCATGAAAATGCTCCCTTCTTTGAAGCTGAGAAAACGGACCTGATTATATCAGGCCCGTTTTTATTAATTATGTTGCGCTTCGCGCTATTTATTGAACGCATTTGCCTCCGGCGGCTTAAACCCTTTTTGAAAAAAGGGTTTAAGTATCCCAAAAACTTTTATTAGGCTTTGCCGCTGGTTTGGCAGTTTTTGCGATTCTAGTATGCGAAGAGCGGGTAGTCTTTTGCGAATTCAGCAACTTCTTTGCTGATCTGGTTCAGCTTGGTGTCGTTGCCGACGGAGTCGATGGCAGCGGTGATCCAGCCTGCGACTTTCACCATTTCTTCTTCTTTCATTCCGCGGGTGGTCAGAGCCGGGGTACCGATACGTACGCCGGAGGTAACGAACGGGGAACGGGTTTCGAAGGGGATGGTGTTCTTGTTGACGGTGATACCTGCTTCATCAAGAGCGTGTTCGGCGTCTTTACCGGTGATGTCCTTGTTGGTCAGGTCCAGCATCATCAGGTGGTTGTCGGTACCGCCGGATACGAGGTCGAAACCTGCATCCATGAGGTTCTTGGCCAGAGCCTGTGCGTTTGCAACAACCTGCTTCTGGTATTCAACATAGGAAGGCTTGAGTGCTTCACCGAAAGCAACCGCTTTAGCAGCGATAACGTGCATGAGCGGGCCGCCCTGAATACCGGGGAAAATATTGGAGTTCAGTGCTTTTCCGTTTTCCTCGGTGGAGAGGATCATACCGCCGCGGGGACCGCGCAGGGTCTTGTGGGTGGTGGTAGTTGTGTAGTGTGCGTGCTCGATGCAGGAGGGGTGTACGCCTGCTGCGATGAGACCTGCGATGTGAGCCATGTCTACCATGAGAACTGCGCCTACTTCGTCAGCAATCTGGCGGAAGCGGGCGAAGTCGATGATACGGGGGTATGCGGATGCACCGGCAATGATCATCTTGGGTTTGCACTCTTTGGCAATCTCAAGGACATTGTCGTAGTTGATGGTCTTGGTTTCGGGATCAACACCGTAGAATTTGATGTCGAAGAGCTTGCCGGAAAAGTTAACCGGGGAGCCGTGGGTCAGGTGACCACCATGGGAAAGGTCCATACCGAGAACGGTATCGCCGGGCTTAAGTGCTGCAAAGTAGACAGCCATGTTTGCCTGAGAACCGGAGTGGGGCTGTACGTTTACATATTCGCAGCCGAAAATTTCTTTTGCACGGTCACGGGCGAGGTCTTCTGCGAGGTCAACATATTCACAACCGCCGTAGTAACGTTTTCCGGGGTAACCTTCTGCGTACTTGTGGGTCATTACACTGCCCATGGCCTGACGGACCGCTGTGGAGGTAAAGTTCTCCGAAGCGATGAGTTCAAGCTTGGTCATCTGGCGGGTTACTTCCTGTCCGATCGCAGCCGCTACTGCCGGGTCTTTCATCATCAGTTCTTCCATGACAAGCTCCTGATTTTAAAATTATTTGCTTCCGGCGGCTTAAACCCTTCTACAAAAGGGCTTAAGAATCCCAAAAATGTTTTATTTGGTTTCGCCGGAGCGAGGGAAATTTTCTTCTGCGTAAATTAAAAAAAATTACCTTTCAAACAAATTTAATCGGTAAGTCGGTTTTTCTTATTTGTATACGGGAAAGATTGCAAGGGAAGTATTATCAGACTTTGCGGGTAGGTGGCCTGAGCCACTCAGGGCGAAAGCCGTATTAACAAGTTTTTGAAGGAGATGGGGTCTGGGGAAGGGGAAATTCTTGTAAGAGTTTCCCTTTCCCCAGCCGCCGAGGAATCTTATTCTTCGAATTTCTTAAACAGCATACAGCCGTTGGTTCCGCCGAAGCCGAACGAGTTGCTGAGTGCGTAGTTGACCTGCTGTTCACGTTTACCGTCTTTAACGTAATCGAGATCGCAGTCAGGATCAGCTTCGATCTGGTTTGCAGTACCGGGGATGATTCCGGTTGAGAGAGTCTTAACAGCAAAAGCTGCCTCAACACCGCCTGCACCACCGAGAAGGTGGCCGATCTGGGATTTGTTTGCGCTGATAGCAATATTCTTTGCGTGGTCACCGAAGACTTTGTGAATAGCCTTGGTTTCGCAGAAGTCGTTAAGTTTGGTGGAAGTACCGTGTGCGTTGATGTGATCAATTTCAGAAGGATCAATTTTCGCTTCACGGATTGCTGCATTCATGGCCCGGGCCATGCCTGCGCCGTCTTCCGGAGGTGCGGTCATGTGGTATGCATCGGAAGATGCACCGAAGCCCACAACTTCAGCAAGAATCTCAGCACCGCGTTTCTGTGCGTGCTCAAGGGATTCCAGCAGAAGCAGACCAGCACCTTCACCCATAACAAAACCGTCACGACCCGCATCAAAGGGGCGGGAAGCAGTTTCGGGATCGTCATTGCGGGTGGAGAGTGCCTTCATTGCGGTAAATCCGGCAAAACCCAGAGGGGTGATGGTGGATTCCGCACCACCGCAGATCATAACATCGGCACGACCGAGCATAATGTCGGTGTAAGCCTGACCGATGGCGTGGGTACCGGATGCACATGCAGTACACATGCAAAGGTTCGGACCCTGTGCTTCGGCGAAGATGGAAACCTGTCCGGCTGCCATGTTGCCGATAATGATCGGGATGAAGAAGGGGGTTATTTTCTTGGGACCGGATTTCATCAGCTTGGTGTGCTGTTTCTCGATAGTGTCGAGACCACCGAGTCCAACACCGATGACAACACCGGCACGTTCGCGCTCTTCCCCTTCAAGCTTAAGTCCGGTGGACTCCATGAGCATCTGGTTGGCTGCTACAGCGAACTGTGTGAACCTTTCCATACGCTTGGCCTGTTTAACGGGGATGAATTCTTTAGCGTCAAAGCCTTTGACTTCACCTGCGATGCGGGCGGTAAATTCACTGGCATCAAAGGCGGTAATTTCAGCAATACCGGACTTGCCTGCGAGCAGGTTTTCCCAGCTGGTATCGATGTCATTACCGATGGGGGTGATGGCGGAAACGCCTGTTACTACTACCCTGTTCATATATTTAAACCTGTAAAATATGTTGGGGTTAATTTTTTTGGAGGGTAATACAAAAGGAGCGCCTTACGCCCGAGAGGAGCAATAAGGCGCTCTTTTTAAAAACCCTTGTAAGCAATCAGTCTACTGCTTGCTTTCTACGAATGCGATAGCATCCTTGACTTTGAGGATCTTCTGAGCTTCTTCGTCTTCGATTTCAACGTCGAACTCTTCTTCCATAGCCATGATGAGTTCGGTCAGGTCGAGAGAGTCAGCGCCGAGGTCTTCAACAAAGGAAGCTTCGGGTTTAATTTCGTCTTCGGATACGCCAAGCTGGTCTACGATAATTGCTTTTACTTTTTCAGCTGCGGACATAGTCCCCTCCAAATCATTATTTTAGTGTTTCTTGATTACATGTACATCCCGCCGTTAACAGCGAGAGTCTGGCCTGTGATATAACCGGATTCATCCTTGGCAAGGAAAGAAACCGCGTTTGCTATATCATCGGATGTGCCGAGTTTTTTCAGCGGTATGTTATCCATCATTTGCGCCATGACTCTTTCAGGCAGTTCTGAGGTCATGTCGGTCTGAATGAATCCCGGAGTAACGGCATTCACTGTGACACCGCGCGGAGCAAGCTCAATGGCGCTGGCCTTGGTCAGCCCGATAAGGCCGGCTTTGGCCGATACGTAGTTGGCCTGTCCGGCATTACCGGCCTGTCCAACTACAGAGGAAATGTTGATGATCCTTCCGTAACGCTGCTTCATCATGATCTTTGCGGATTCGCGCAGGCAGGTGAAGGCTCCGGTCAGGTTGATGTCCAGGACTTTGTCCCAGTCTTCATCCTTCATACGGACCAGAAGGCCGTCGCGGGTGATTCCGGCGTTGTTCACCAGAACATCCAGCTTTACCTTACCTTTGATCTCTTCCTTGAAAAAGGCAGTTACAGCTTCACGGTCAGAAGAATCAAGCTTGAATGAGCGGGCCTTGCCGCCTGCAGCTTCAATTTCAGCGCAGACTTTTTCAGCTCCGTCGGGGCGGCTTACGTATGTGATGATTACTTCAAAGCCGTCTTTGGCGAGCCTCTTGGCGCAGGCTTCTCCGATTCCTCTGGAACCGCCCGTTACAAGGGCGGTGCTTGGCAGTTCACTCATTTACTTCCCTCTATGTTAAATTAATCTAGTCCTGCGTCTCATAGCCTAAAGCGGCTTTGACTGCAAATTTAATCTAAATTAATTTGTTTAAACATACATGTGCGTTTGCACAGTGTTGTTTTTCCCTTTTATACAGAGGTGTTGTTAAAATTCAGTGAAAAACAGCAGAATTTTATAAAACACCGCATTAGAATTGGATCAAAGAAGATCCCCAGGTCAGGCCGCCGCCAAAGGTGGCCAGAAGAACCAGATCCCCATCCTTGATGAATCCGGATTCCCTTGCATCGGCAAGTGCGATGGGGATTGATGCGGCAGAAGTGTTGCCGAATTTATCCACATTGGCAAAAACCTTTTCGCGTTCGATACCCAGCTTTTTACCCACGGCCTCAATGATGCGCATGTTGGCCTGATGGGGGAGCAGTACGTCAACATCCTCAATGGTCAAACCCTGTCTCTCAAGTATTTCATTGGAGATGGAAGTCATTGAGCGGACTGCATGCTTGTAAATTTCACGTCCCTGCATCTCTACAAAGTTCTCAACGCCTACGGTATCCCCCATCTTATAGGGGTAAGCAGAACCTGCGCCTTTGATGGTCAGGTTCATGCCCGGACCGCCATCGGCGCGGACGAGGGTGTCGAGTACTTTTCCGGGTTCATCGTCAGTACCGGCAGTCATTACCGCAGCGCCGGCGCCGTCTCCGAAGAGAACGCAGGTGGAACGGTCTTCCCAGTTGACTCGGCTGGTGACGACTTCAGAACCGCAGACCAGAATTTTTGAAGAGGGATCGAGATTGATGAGTGCCCGGGCCACCTCAACAGCGTATACAAAACCGGAGCAGGCAGCGGAAAGATCCATGGCTGCTCTGTTTTTGATACCCAGCCGCTCCATGAGCAGGCAGGATGTGGTGGGAACAGGCATATCGCCGGTGAAGGTGGCGATGATTATGTGGGTGAGTTCTTCCGCTTCCATGCCTGCGGCTTTGAGGGCTTTTACAGATGCCTCGTAAGCCAGATCCAGACATGTTTCGTCTTCAACAACATGGCGCTGTTTGATTCCGGTGCGGGTGGTTATCCATTCATCGTTGGTATCAACGAATTTTTCAAGATCACTGTTAGTGTATAGCCGCTCAGGGACATGGAAACCAAGGCCCCTGATATGTGAGAAAGTACTCATTACGCCATTCCTGTTTTAGGATGGAAAGGGAGCGATTTTCCGGGGTGATGCGCCTACTGTCCGAAACAGGACCGCAGGAAGTCCGCTCTGGTGATGCGCCCAGCGAAGATTTCGAGGGCGTTACACTAGAATTTGGGTGCGGTGATTTCCTTGTGCGCGGCCAACCCTTCTTTCAGGTGGGCGACAGCATCGTTTTTGACAAAGGTGGCAGCCATTTCAATGGCTTTTTCCACTGCCCGGGAATCGGCTTTACCATGGCAGACAAGGACAATTCCTTTCAGTCCGAGGACCGGAGCTCCGCCGTACTCAGACTTGTCTAACAGTCTACTGAATCTTTTAAAAGCTTTCATTGCGAGCATGGCTCCCAGCTTGGAAACGATGTCTCGCTTGAGTTCGCCTTTCAGCAGGCTGCCGAAACTGTGGGCCAGCCCTTCAGCCAGCTTGAGTGCCACGTTGCCCACGAAACCGTCACAAACGGCAACATCTACATCACCGGTAAAGATATCTCGTCCTTCAATATTACCCATGAAATTCAAGGAAGAATTCTTGAGCATATCGTAGGTGGTCTTTACCAGTGTGTTGCCTTTGCCTTCCTCTTCACCGATGGTCAAAAGACCGATGCGCGGGTTTTCGTAACCCAGCACATCACGGGCCAGTACATCGGCCATGATACCGAACTGGAAAAGGTGTTCCGGTTTGGAATCCACATTGGCTCCTACATCAAGCAGGACCATGGGTTTCTTTTCGGTGGGCAGAATTCCGGCCATACCCGGACGCAGGACTCCCTTGATCCGACCGATGGTGAACATGCCGCAGGCAACAGTAGCCCCGGAGTTGCCGGCACTGACGACACCGTCGGCCTTGCCCTCCTTGACCAGTCTGCAAGCGACCTGAATTGACGAGTCCTTCTTCTTGCGCATTGCGTCGGCAGGTTTGTCTTCCATTGTGACAACCTGAGAAGCGTGGACAATATCAATAACACATGATCCGGTATCAAGCTTTTCAAGCTCGGACCGGATCATGTGCTCATCACCTACCAGCGTAATCGGAAGTCCCGTTTTAGCGGCATTCACCGCGGCGGGAACTATAACCGAAAGACCGTAGTCGCCACCCATGGCGTCTACGGCAATGCGGGGTATTATGCTAGGCATCTTCGGAATTGATTACCTGACGACCTTTGTAGGAACCGCAAGAAGAGCAAGCTCTGTGAGGGATGATGGGTTCACCGCACTCGCAGTATACTACGTTGGGGGTTGCTACGTGGTCGTGGGAACGACGCATGTTTCTGCGGGATTTGGAAGTTTTCTTTTTCGGCTGTGCCATGACTAAGTCTCCTAAAGAGTTTTTTTTAAACCGATCCGTGCGGATCGGAATTTAGTTCTTTATCTTAAGATTGCGGAAAACCGCAAGCCTTGGATCGCCCTCTTCCTGTTCGCATTCGCAGCCGCCTTCATTCAGGTCAGCTCCGCACTTGCCGCAAAGTCCTTTACATTCTTCTTTGCAAAGGGGCTTAATCGGAAGAGCCATTACAAAATGCTCCCAGAGGAGGGCACCGATATCGATTTTGAGTCCTTCTTTGGTCTTTACAACGGGTGATGGTTCATCATCTCCGTCTTCAGCGACCTGCTCATATTCCTCGAATTCGGTAGAAATATTGTGCTTGTAGTCTGCCGTGCATCTGTCGCATGCAATTGTCACGGAACCTTTGGTTCCACCTCTGACAAGGCATCCTTTATCCTGAGGAAGGACGTAGACTTCAGACACCAGCGCATCGCCGGGTTTGACTTCTACTTTGTACTGTTTCCATGCAGCAGACCAGAAATTCTGGTCCTCGAAAACAAAATTTTGTCCCTCTTCGGGGATGTCGTTTAATGTAATCCAGAGTTCAGACATATTTCTCCTCGCGGAAGGGTTTCCTATATGAGTTTTTTTTCTTCTGTCAAGGAAAAAGAGCTTGCATTTTCCAGAGCGAGCGTTTAAATGATACCTCTTTTGTTCGGGAAGAGCAATTTCCCTTGCGGGTTTCCGCGCTTTCCGGCAATCTAAAAAAAGTGACTACCATCAAGGAGGTTCAACATGTCCCAGGTATGCGATATATGCGGTAAAGGTCCTCAGACTGGCAATAACGTTTCCCACGCTCACAACAAGACTAAGAGACGTTTCATGCCTAACCTGCAGAAAGTCCGCACTCAGCTTCCCAGCGGTGAAGTAAAAAGCATCAAAGCTTGCACCCGCTGCATCCGCTCCGGCGCTGTTGTTAAGCCCGTAGCAAAGAAAGCAGTAAGCTAAGCTTCTGTTTCACTTTTCGCACGATTCGTCGTGTAAAAAGCCCCGGTCATAATTATTTATGGCTGGGGCTTTTTTTTGATTTTGATTAATTTTTATTCTGCCGTCCACTTCAAGGCCGTTTCCAGTTCCTCGGCAGGGTATGTTTTCACTTCTCCGCTAACCATTGCTCCGGCAACTTTGGTTCCCCATTCAACCCACGAAGGGCCGCCGACAACTGCCAGTTTTTCAAAGTCATTTCGGTGGGCAAAACCGAACTTGGTGTCTTCCCACATGGCTTTCAAATCCCAGCCTTTGAAATTTTCATCCATGTAAAGCAGGGCTCTGCATTTGCCGTGTTCCGTAATTGTTTTTTGCAAGGCGGGAATCCAGACTTCGGTATAATCCTCGCCGGAAACTTTGCCGGTGGCTGTTACAGCCAGCATGGGGCCGCTGCTCTCTTCCATGATAGTGATCATAGTTCAG contains the following coding sequences:
- a CDS encoding STAS/SEC14 domain-containing protein; translation: MITIMEESSGPMLAVTATGKVSGEDYTEVWIPALQKTITEHGKCRALLYMDENFKGWDLKAMWEDTKFGFAHRNDFEKLAVVGGPSWVEWGTKVAGAMVSGEVKTYPAEELETALKWTAE
- a CDS encoding YceD family protein, producing the protein MSELWITLNDIPEEGQNFVFEDQNFWSAAWKQYKVEVKPGDALVSEVYVLPQDKGCLVRGGTKGSVTIACDRCTADYKHNISTEFEEYEQVAEDGDDEPSPVVKTKEGLKIDIGALLWEHFVMALPIKPLCKEECKGLCGKCGADLNEGGCECEQEEGDPRLAVFRNLKIKN
- the rpmB gene encoding 50S ribosomal protein L28; the protein is MSQVCDICGKGPQTGNNVSHAHNKTKRRFMPNLQKVRTQLPSGEVKSIKACTRCIRSGAVVKPVAKKAVS
- the rpmF gene encoding 50S ribosomal protein L32, yielding MAQPKKKTSKSRRNMRRSHDHVATPNVVYCECGEPIIPHRACSSCGSYKGRQVINSEDA